Proteins found in one Sphingomonas sp. SORGH_AS_0879 genomic segment:
- the sufB gene encoding Fe-S cluster assembly protein SufB, whose protein sequence is MATKNAEALAAANKKYEWGFATEIEQDFAPKGLSEDTVRYISAKKGEPEWMLDWRLKAFRLWQTLETPDWAKLNIPPIDYQDAYYYAEPKQKKTIASLDELDPEIRRTYEKLGIPIAEQEVLAGVEGARKVAVDAVFDSVSVATTFRKELEAAGVIFRSISEAIKEYPDLVRKWLGKVVPQRDNYFATLNSAVFSDGTFVYIPEGVRCPMELSTYFRINAENTGQFERTLIVADKGAYVSYLEGCTAPMRDENQLHAAVVELVALDDAEIKYSTVQNWYPGDENGVGGIYNFVTKRALCQGKNSKVSWTQVETGSAVTWKYPSCVLAGDGSVGEFYSVAVTNNRQQADTGTKMIHLGKNTRSTIVSKGISAGRSDNTYRGLVRVAATAENVRNFTQCDSLLLGDQCGAHTVPYIEVKNPSAQIEHEATTSKISEDQLFYAMSRGLDQEAAVALIVNGFAREVLQQLPMEFAVEAQKLLGISLEGSVG, encoded by the coding sequence ATGGCCACGAAGAATGCAGAGGCGCTCGCCGCCGCCAACAAGAAGTACGAGTGGGGCTTCGCCACCGAGATCGAGCAGGACTTCGCGCCCAAGGGGCTGAGTGAGGATACGGTCCGCTATATCTCGGCCAAGAAGGGCGAGCCGGAATGGATGCTCGACTGGCGGTTGAAGGCGTTTCGCCTGTGGCAGACGCTGGAGACGCCGGACTGGGCGAAGCTGAACATCCCGCCGATCGACTATCAGGACGCGTATTATTACGCCGAGCCGAAGCAGAAGAAGACGATCGCTTCGCTCGACGAACTCGATCCCGAGATTCGGCGGACTTACGAAAAGCTGGGCATCCCGATCGCCGAGCAGGAAGTGCTGGCGGGCGTCGAGGGCGCACGCAAGGTCGCGGTCGACGCGGTGTTCGACAGCGTCTCGGTCGCGACCACCTTCCGCAAGGAACTGGAAGCGGCGGGGGTCATCTTCCGCTCCATCTCCGAGGCGATCAAGGAATATCCCGATCTGGTCCGCAAGTGGCTGGGCAAGGTCGTGCCGCAGCGTGACAATTATTTCGCGACACTCAACTCGGCGGTCTTTTCCGACGGCACCTTCGTCTACATCCCCGAGGGCGTTCGCTGCCCGATGGAACTGTCCACCTATTTCCGCATCAACGCGGAGAATACCGGCCAGTTCGAGCGCACGCTGATCGTCGCGGACAAGGGGGCCTATGTCTCCTATCTCGAAGGCTGCACCGCGCCGATGCGCGACGAGAACCAGTTGCACGCGGCGGTCGTCGAACTGGTCGCGCTGGACGATGCCGAGATCAAATATTCGACCGTGCAGAACTGGTATCCGGGCGACGAGAATGGCGTCGGCGGCATCTACAACTTCGTCACCAAGCGCGCGCTGTGCCAGGGCAAGAACAGCAAAGTGTCGTGGACGCAGGTCGAAACCGGCTCGGCGGTGACGTGGAAATACCCAAGCTGCGTGCTGGCGGGCGATGGCTCGGTGGGCGAGTTCTACTCGGTGGCGGTCACCAACAACCGCCAGCAGGCCGATACCGGCACCAAGATGATCCATCTCGGCAAGAACACCCGCTCCACCATCGTGTCGAAGGGGATTTCGGCCGGGCGCTCGGACAATACCTATCGCGGGTTGGTCCGTGTGGCGGCGACCGCCGAGAATGTCCGCAACTTCACCCAGTGCGACAGCCTGCTGCTGGGCGACCAGTGCGGTGCGCACACCGTGCCCTATATCGAGGTCAAGAACCCCAGCGCGCAGATCGAGCATGAAGCGACGACCAGCAAGATCAGCGAAGACCAGCTCTTCTACGCGATGAGCCGGGGGCTTGATCAGGAAGCGGCGGTCGCGCTGATCGTCAACGGTTTCGCGCGCGAAGTCTTGCAGCAACTCCCGATGGAGTTCGCGGTCGAGGCGCAGAAACTGCTGGGGATTTCGTTGGAGGGGAGCGTGGGGTGA
- the sufC gene encoding Fe-S cluster assembly ATPase SufC, giving the protein MLKIENLHAEIDGKPILKGLSLEVNAGEVHAIMGPNGAGKSTLGYVLGGRPGYEVTEGSVTFDGVDLLELEPNERAAAGLFLGFQYPVEIPGVSNVQFLRESLNAQRGQRDEKPLSGAEFLKLARAQADGLGLNQDMLKRPVNVGFSGGEKKRNEMVQMGILNPKFAILDETDSGLDIDALRIVGDGINRIMRAPDKAVLLITHYQRLLDYVQPDRVHVLADGRIVRSGGPELALELEREGYAGVEA; this is encoded by the coding sequence ATGCTGAAAATTGAAAACCTCCACGCCGAGATTGACGGCAAGCCGATCCTCAAGGGCCTGTCGCTTGAGGTGAATGCGGGCGAAGTCCATGCGATCATGGGCCCCAATGGTGCGGGCAAGTCGACGCTCGGCTATGTGCTGGGCGGCCGTCCGGGGTATGAAGTGACCGAGGGTTCGGTGACGTTCGACGGCGTCGACCTGCTCGAACTGGAGCCGAACGAGCGGGCCGCCGCCGGGCTGTTCCTGGGCTTCCAGTATCCGGTCGAAATTCCCGGCGTGTCCAATGTCCAGTTCCTGCGCGAGAGCCTGAACGCACAGCGTGGCCAGCGCGATGAAAAGCCGCTGTCGGGGGCTGAGTTCCTGAAGCTCGCCCGCGCGCAGGCCGATGGGCTGGGGCTAAACCAGGACATGCTCAAGCGTCCGGTCAATGTCGGCTTCTCGGGTGGCGAGAAGAAGCGCAACGAGATGGTTCAGATGGGCATCCTGAATCCCAAGTTCGCGATCCTCGATGAGACCGACTCGGGCCTCGACATCGACGCGCTGCGCATCGTCGGCGACGGCATCAACCGGATCATGCGGGCGCCCGACAAGGCGGTGCTGCTGATCACCCATTATCAGCGGCTGCTCGACTATGTGCAGCCCGACCGGGTGCATGTGCTGGCCGATGGCCGCATCGTGCGTTCGGGCGGTCCCGAACTCGCGCTTGAACTGGAACGTGAAGGCTATGCCGGGGTGGAGGCATGA
- a CDS encoding SufD family Fe-S cluster assembly protein produces MVDVLDLPSKREEAWRWADLDALRRAAESERAGPVAGADRFLDLPGARLLFVDGVLDESASHLGPVQLTQIDASDHPLGRQALGRGWSLRLERDAVAEPVQIVHVASGAANHLPAEIILAEDAAAQVYETYVGRGWTNRLTRVTLAASARLMRGVRLLQDDGFVSLREEAELGEGASLTATFLAAGNMGARIDGGITQTGDGAYAEFGGALLTKGELKQECAVGLRHAALNGQSHQLWRAVAADRSQASLAARVEVARHAQKTDGEQSLRGLLLQRTATVNLKPELEIFADDVKCAHGATVGELDARALFYMQSRGIPKPRAQALLTRAFVADAIDRIGNEVVREAFAADADAWLEAAL; encoded by the coding sequence ATGGTGGACGTGTTGGACCTTCCTTCCAAGCGGGAAGAGGCCTGGCGCTGGGCGGATCTCGACGCGCTTCGGCGGGCGGCGGAGAGTGAGCGGGCTGGCCCGGTTGCGGGGGCGGATCGTTTCCTCGATCTCCCCGGCGCGCGGTTGCTGTTCGTGGACGGCGTGCTGGATGAAAGCGCCAGCCATCTCGGCCCGGTGCAACTGACCCAGATCGACGCCAGCGATCATCCGCTCGGGCGGCAGGCTTTGGGGCGTGGCTGGTCGCTGCGGCTGGAGCGCGATGCGGTCGCGGAGCCCGTGCAGATCGTCCATGTCGCCAGCGGCGCGGCCAATCACCTGCCCGCCGAGATCATACTGGCCGAGGATGCGGCGGCGCAGGTCTATGAGACCTATGTCGGGCGCGGCTGGACCAACCGGCTGACGCGGGTGACGCTGGCGGCGTCGGCGCGGTTGATGCGTGGCGTTCGGCTGTTGCAGGACGACGGCTTCGTGTCGCTGCGCGAGGAAGCCGAACTGGGCGAGGGCGCGAGCCTGACCGCGACTTTCCTGGCGGCGGGCAATATGGGCGCGCGGATCGATGGCGGGATCACCCAGACCGGCGACGGGGCCTATGCCGAGTTCGGCGGCGCGCTGCTGACCAAGGGGGAGTTGAAGCAGGAATGTGCGGTGGGCCTGCGTCACGCCGCGCTGAACGGGCAGAGCCACCAGCTATGGCGTGCGGTCGCCGCCGATCGCAGCCAGGCGAGCCTTGCCGCCCGCGTCGAAGTGGCACGTCATGCACAGAAGACCGATGGCGAACAGTCGCTTCGTGGCCTGCTGCTCCAGCGGACGGCAACGGTGAATTTGAAGCCCGAACTGGAAATCTTCGCCGATGATGTGAAGTGCGCGCATGGCGCGACCGTGGGCGAACTCGACGCCCGCGCGCTGTTCTATATGCAGAGCCGTGGCATTCCGAAGCCCCGCGCGCAGGCGTTGCTGACCCGCGCCTTCGTGGCGGATGCCATCGACCGCATCGGCAACGAGGTGGTGCGCGAAGCCTTCGCGGCGGATGCCGATGCCTGGCTGGAGGCGGCGCTTTGA
- a CDS encoding aminotransferase class V-fold PLP-dependent enzyme, with the protein MATACPLDRVADFPAIPDGWAYLDTAATAQKPQVVIDAITRAYDTSYATVHRGVYQRSADMTLAYEAAREATARFIGAGSANEIVFTRGATEGINLVAQCWAATHLKAGDRILLSMLEHHSNIVPWQMVAERLGVAIDVLPLTADHRIDLDAMARMLTPAHKLVSLGHVSNVLGSVLDGRRAADLAHGVGAKILLDGCQAVPRIAVDVKALDCDFYVFSGHKLYGPTGIGVLWARPELLDAMPPYQGGGSMIDRVSFAKTTYAPPPGRFEAGTPHIVGALGLHAAIDYVSAIGLDAIHAHEAALVAQAREGLSAINSVRLLGPEDSAGIVSFAVEGVHPHDIGTILDESRVAIRAGHHCAQPLMEALGLPATARASFGVYNGPDDVAALVDGVRRVTRIFG; encoded by the coding sequence ATGGCGACGGCTTGTCCTCTTGACCGGGTGGCGGATTTTCCGGCCATCCCGGACGGTTGGGCCTATCTCGACACGGCCGCGACCGCGCAGAAGCCGCAAGTGGTGATCGACGCGATCACCCGCGCCTACGACACCAGCTATGCGACCGTGCATCGCGGGGTGTATCAGCGTTCGGCGGACATGACGCTGGCCTATGAGGCCGCGCGCGAGGCGACCGCGCGATTCATCGGTGCGGGTTCGGCCAACGAGATCGTCTTCACGCGCGGCGCGACCGAAGGGATCAACCTCGTCGCGCAATGCTGGGCCGCGACCCACCTCAAGGCGGGCGACCGCATCCTGTTGTCGATGCTGGAGCATCACTCCAACATCGTGCCGTGGCAGATGGTCGCCGAGCGGCTGGGCGTCGCGATCGATGTGTTGCCGCTGACGGCGGATCACCGCATCGACCTGGATGCAATGGCGCGCATGCTGACCCCGGCGCACAAGCTGGTGTCGCTGGGCCATGTGTCGAACGTGTTGGGCTCGGTCCTCGACGGACGGCGCGCGGCCGATCTGGCGCATGGCGTGGGTGCGAAGATCCTGCTCGACGGGTGTCAGGCGGTGCCGCGCATCGCGGTCGATGTGAAGGCGCTGGATTGCGACTTCTATGTCTTCTCCGGCCACAAGCTTTATGGCCCGACCGGGATCGGCGTGCTCTGGGCGCGGCCCGAATTGCTGGACGCGATGCCGCCCTATCAGGGTGGCGGGTCGATGATCGATCGGGTCAGCTTCGCGAAGACGACCTACGCCCCCCCGCCCGGCCGGTTCGAGGCGGGGACGCCGCATATCGTCGGCGCATTGGGGCTTCATGCCGCGATCGACTATGTTTCGGCCATCGGGCTGGACGCGATCCATGCGCATGAGGCGGCTTTGGTCGCGCAGGCGCGCGAAGGTCTGTCGGCGATCAACTCGGTGCGGCTGCTGGGCCCTGAGGACTCGGCGGGAATCGTCAGTTTCGCGGTCGAGGGGGTGCATCCCCATGATATCGGCACCATATTGGACGAGAGCCGGGTGGCGATCCGCGCGGGCCATCACTGCGCGCAGCCGCTGATGGAGGCGCTCGGCCTGCCCGCCACCGCGCGGGCGAGCTTCGGCGTGTATAACGGACCCGATGACGTCGCGGCGCTGGTGGATGGCGTCCGGCGGGTCACGAGGATTTTCGGATGA
- a CDS encoding SUF system Fe-S cluster assembly protein codes for MSDYKIEEVDSVAQPPKARVQDVVESPAERQRDYLSGFLSQKPASDDPTQPGGALYDGIIDALKDIFDPEIPVNIYDLGLIYGVEVTEGGHAVVTMTLTTPHCPVAESMPGEVELRVSAVPGIATADVNLVWDPPWDPQKMSDDAKLELGML; via the coding sequence ATGAGCGACTACAAGATCGAAGAAGTGGACAGCGTCGCGCAGCCGCCCAAGGCGCGGGTGCAGGATGTCGTCGAGTCCCCGGCAGAACGCCAGCGCGACTATCTGTCGGGCTTCCTGTCGCAAAAGCCGGCCAGTGACGATCCGACGCAGCCGGGCGGGGCGCTGTATGATGGCATCATCGACGCGCTGAAGGATATTTTCGATCCTGAAATCCCGGTCAATATCTATGATCTGGGGCTGATCTACGGGGTCGAGGTGACCGAGGGCGGCCATGCGGTCGTTACCATGACGCTGACCACCCCGCATTGCCCGGTCGCCGAATCGATGCCGGGTGAGGTCGAACTGCGCGTCTCGGCGGTGCCGGGGATCGCGACGGCGGACGTCAACCTGGTCTGGGACCCGCCCTGGGATCCGCAGAAGATGTCGGACGACGCCAAGCTCGAACTGGGGATGCTCTGA
- a CDS encoding iron-sulfur cluster assembly accessory protein, whose translation MATTLRPRPAALNLTPSAEARIADLMARAPEGAIGVKLSTPRRGCSGLAYSVDYVTEAKAFDERIDTPGGTLFVDGGSILYLIGSTMDWVEDDFTAGFVFQNPNAKGACGCGESFTV comes from the coding sequence ATGGCGACCACCTTGCGCCCGCGTCCCGCCGCGCTCAACCTGACGCCCTCCGCCGAGGCGCGGATTGCCGACCTGATGGCCCGCGCGCCCGAGGGGGCGATCGGGGTCAAGCTGTCCACCCCGCGCCGGGGGTGTTCCGGCCTCGCCTATTCGGTGGATTACGTGACCGAGGCCAAGGCGTTCGACGAGAGGATCGACACGCCGGGCGGCACGCTGTTCGTCGATGGCGGGTCGATCCTGTACCTGATCGGCTCGACCATGGATTGGGTGGAGGACGACTTCACCGCCGGTTTCGTGTTCCAGAATCCGAACGCCAAGGGCGCGTGCGGGTGCGGGGAAAGCTTCACGGTTTGA
- a CDS encoding HAD-IA family hydrolase encodes MTKALPTRAFGGFLFDMDGTILSSIASAERAWTIWAERHGLNVAAFLPTIHGVQSVETIRRLNLPGVDPVAEAHALTEAEMLDVDDVAPIGGAAEFLAALPADRWAIVTSAPKRLAEVRLKAAGLPLPGVFVTAEDAERSKPAPDGFLLGAERLGVAPEDCLAFEDAPAGITAAEAAGMTVVVIAETHRDRMDTHHAMVTDYRDLSVEWDGASLRLEHRV; translated from the coding sequence ATGACCAAAGCCCTGCCCACTCGCGCATTTGGCGGCTTCCTGTTCGACATGGACGGAACGATCCTGAGTTCCATCGCTTCGGCCGAACGCGCCTGGACCATCTGGGCGGAGCGGCATGGATTGAACGTGGCCGCGTTCCTCCCAACCATCCACGGCGTCCAGTCGGTCGAGACGATCCGGCGACTGAACCTGCCCGGAGTCGATCCGGTGGCCGAAGCGCATGCGCTGACCGAGGCGGAGATGCTGGACGTGGACGATGTGGCGCCGATCGGCGGCGCGGCCGAATTCCTGGCGGCGCTGCCGGCGGATCGCTGGGCGATCGTGACCTCCGCGCCCAAGCGGCTGGCCGAGGTGCGGCTGAAGGCCGCCGGGTTGCCGCTACCGGGCGTATTCGTGACGGCGGAGGATGCGGAACGGAGCAAGCCCGCGCCGGATGGCTTCCTGCTGGGGGCCGAGCGTCTGGGTGTCGCACCGGAGGATTGCCTGGCGTTCGAAGACGCCCCCGCCGGAATCACGGCGGCCGAAGCGGCGGGAATGACGGTGGTGGTGATCGCCGAGACGCATCGGGATAGGATGGATACGCACCATGCGATGGTGACGGACTATCGTGATTTGTCGGTGGAGTGGGATGGCGCGAGTTTGAGGCTGGAGCACCGGGTTTAG
- a CDS encoding superoxide dismutase family protein, which produces MKYLALTTAAIVALGLSACDQTRMETGSPVPGGPSATASLRTGTGVEAGRATATEVAGGLRITLDAMNVPAGMHGVHIHTVGRCDAPDFTTAGGHWNPTQRQHGSMNPQGPHEGDMPNMTVGSDGRGTLGVVLPGATMAGLLDADGSAIVIHAAADDLKTDPSGNSGGRIACGVFQAN; this is translated from the coding sequence ATGAAATATCTCGCACTCACGACTGCCGCGATCGTCGCGCTGGGCCTGTCGGCCTGCGACCAGACCAGGATGGAAACGGGCTCCCCCGTCCCCGGCGGACCGAGTGCGACCGCGAGCCTGCGTACCGGCACCGGCGTCGAGGCGGGCCGCGCCACCGCGACCGAGGTGGCGGGCGGGCTTCGCATCACGCTGGACGCGATGAACGTTCCGGCGGGGATGCACGGCGTCCATATCCACACAGTCGGTCGCTGCGACGCACCGGACTTCACGACCGCTGGCGGCCACTGGAACCCGACGCAGCGCCAGCATGGCAGCATGAACCCGCAAGGGCCGCATGAGGGCGACATGCCCAACATGACGGTCGGCAGCGACGGGCGCGGGACGCTGGGCGTGGTGCTGCCGGGCGCGACCATGGCGGGGCTGCTCGATGCGGACGGCTCGGCGATCGTAATCCATGCCGCCGCCGACGATCTCAAGACCGACCCCAGCGGCAATAGCGGCGGCCGCATCGCCTGTGGCGTTTTCCAGGCCAATTAA
- a CDS encoding Bax inhibitor-1/YccA family protein yields the protein MANWSDPRPSAAPFGTTATTGSTAYDAGLRSYMLSVYNYMTSGVLLTGIVALLFAWGGRGSMAANVFLNGGPLKYVIMFAPLGFVFALSMGVNRMKTSTMQMLFWAFAVVMGLSLSTIFLVYSGSSIAGAFFATAAGFAALSLYGYTTKRDLSAFGTFLIVGLVGLIVASVINIFLQSGTMALVISFVGVLLFAGLTAYDTQRTKEMYYQVRGTSMQDRVVIMSALSLYLDFINMFLFILRLFGSSRD from the coding sequence ATGGCAAACTGGTCTGATCCACGGCCGAGCGCCGCGCCGTTCGGTACCACCGCCACCACGGGCTCGACCGCCTATGATGCGGGTCTGCGTTCGTACATGCTGTCCGTCTATAATTACATGACGTCGGGCGTGCTGCTGACGGGTATCGTCGCGCTGCTCTTCGCATGGGGCGGGCGGGGCAGCATGGCCGCGAACGTCTTCCTGAACGGCGGTCCGCTGAAATATGTCATCATGTTCGCGCCGCTCGGCTTCGTGTTCGCCCTGAGCATGGGCGTCAACCGCATGAAGACCTCGACGATGCAGATGCTCTTCTGGGCGTTCGCGGTCGTCATGGGCCTGTCGCTGTCGACCATCTTCCTGGTCTATAGCGGTTCGTCGATCGCGGGCGCGTTCTTCGCCACCGCGGCGGGCTTCGCGGCGCTGAGCCTCTATGGCTACACCACCAAGCGCGACCTGTCGGCGTTCGGCACCTTCCTGATCGTCGGTCTGGTCGGCCTGATCGTCGCCAGCGTGATCAACATCTTCCTCCAGTCGGGCACGATGGCGCTGGTCATCAGCTTCGTCGGCGTGCTGCTGTTCGCTGGGCTGACCGCCTATGACACGCAGCGGACCAAGGAGATGTATTATCAGGTGCGCGGTACGTCGATGCAGGACCGGGTGGTCATCATGTCGGCGCTCAGCCTGTATCTCGATTTCATCAACATGTTCCTGTTCATCCTGCGTCTGTTCGGCTCCAGCCGCGACTAA
- a CDS encoding transglutaminase family protein, protein MRLSIEVTLDYGLREPADILLQVEVAAMADQRLEHQALTIWSDHGVTAVPGEDGIGQRCWVRADHALVARYEAVVAIDRPVLRLEGMQATPARALTGDLIPYLLPSRYCESDRLEGFVRRRFAGLSGGVMATALIDWVSTRLDYRSGSSTGGTSALDTFGMRIGVCRDYAHLLVALARAAEIPARCVSAYAPGVDPPDFHAVAELWLEGSWHLVDATGMARADEIARVCVGRDATDIAFMTVFGEAQLCDQRVSVRRLD, encoded by the coding sequence ATGCGCCTGTCGATCGAAGTGACGCTGGACTATGGCCTTCGCGAACCGGCGGATATCCTGTTGCAGGTCGAGGTGGCGGCGATGGCCGACCAGCGGCTGGAGCATCAGGCGCTGACCATCTGGTCCGACCACGGCGTGACGGCGGTGCCGGGCGAGGACGGGATCGGACAGCGATGCTGGGTGCGCGCGGACCATGCCCTGGTCGCGCGGTACGAGGCGGTGGTGGCGATCGACCGCCCCGTGCTGCGGCTGGAGGGGATGCAGGCGACCCCGGCGCGCGCGCTGACCGGCGACCTCATCCCCTATCTGCTACCCAGCCGTTATTGCGAGTCCGACCGGCTGGAGGGGTTCGTGCGACGGCGTTTTGCCGGTCTTTCGGGCGGTGTGATGGCGACGGCGCTGATCGACTGGGTGTCGACCCGCCTCGACTATCGGTCGGGCAGTTCGACCGGCGGGACCAGCGCGCTCGATACCTTCGGAATGCGCATCGGGGTGTGTCGCGACTATGCCCATCTGCTGGTCGCCCTGGCGCGGGCGGCGGAGATCCCGGCGCGCTGCGTCTCGGCCTATGCGCCCGGCGTCGACCCGCCCGACTTCCATGCCGTCGCCGAGTTGTGGCTGGAGGGAAGCTGGCACCTGGTCGATGCGACCGGCATGGCGCGTGCCGACGAGATCGCGCGGGTGTGCGTCGGGCGCGATGCCACCGACATCGCCTTCATGACCGTCTTCGGCGAGGCGCAG